A region of Planococcus sp. MSAK28401 DNA encodes the following proteins:
- a CDS encoding post-transcriptional regulator, translating into MMSYPEKYEQVLPALESKCSEFTYLQYETFTPEALWDYCLKKAWKKKNIEAMRLHEMVSDIMDLTASDFVAYHQVEAFKTANFFTEDSMEDLQQLLRPARQKPRGI; encoded by the coding sequence ATGATGAGCTATCCGGAAAAGTACGAGCAGGTGCTGCCGGCATTGGAGAGCAAATGCAGCGAATTCACGTATTTGCAATATGAAACATTCACCCCGGAAGCTTTGTGGGATTACTGCCTGAAAAAAGCGTGGAAAAAGAAGAACATCGAAGCTATGCGATTGCATGAAATGGTATCGGATATCATGGATCTTACAGCCTCCGATTTTGTCGCTTACCATCAGGTGGAAGCCTTTAAAACCGCGAACTTTTTCACGGAAGACAGCATGGAGGACCTGCAGCAGCTTCTTCGTCCGGCGCGCCAGAAACCGCGTGGGATTTGA
- the secDF gene encoding protein translocase subunit SecDF — MKARSRIIAFFLLVFMLVGLIGTTSLPIAKDINLGLDLQGGFEVLYQVEPLEGSEKEITEEVVSDTTDALRSRIDVLGVSEPSIQIESGNRIRVQLAGIEDQSSARELLSTEANLSFRDANDNVMLSGDDLAQGGATATFNQEGQPIVTLELNEPGKFAEVTGEIAQMPAPDNVLVIWLDFEEGVDSYQEERLKADPKFVSDPRVSQRINSPSVEISGSFTVEETQNLAGILNAGALPVKLTEVYSTSVGAQFGEQALDQTTFAAGIGIAAVLIFMLLFYRFPGAIAVITLSAYVYLILVIFEWIGGVLTLPGIAAIMLGVGMAVDANIITYERIREELRTGQTVRDAFRTGARSSFSAIIDANITTLLAAAVLFYFGTSSVKGFATMLIISILASFLTAVWGSRLMLGLWVWSGFLDNKPGWFGLSKNKIHTKEENLHITDLSTPYDRFDFAGNRRKFFAASLALILSGMVVLSVFQLNLGIDFSSGTRVEITSESSLTKDEVENFVESAGYPSDDIVMAGEGSSIGVVRYAEEFNQEEIEELKTAAVDEYGIEPNVSTVSPTVGIELAQNALYALAIAAVGIIIYVAFRFEWRMGVASVVALLHDAFFIVAAFSILRLEVDITFIAAVLTIIGYSINDTIVTFDRIRENMRRVKKVETVEQLERIVNTSLRQTLTRSINTVMTVFLVVLALLIFGAASITNFSIALLIGLIAGTYSSIFIAAQLWLVLKKRELNKKGPIDIEKKEQESKWGSDEPVV, encoded by the coding sequence ATGAAAGCAAGATCTCGCATCATCGCCTTTTTCCTGCTGGTATTTATGCTCGTTGGCTTGATTGGTACGACCAGCCTGCCGATCGCCAAAGACATCAATCTCGGGCTTGATCTGCAGGGCGGATTTGAAGTTCTTTATCAAGTCGAACCGCTAGAAGGCAGTGAGAAAGAAATTACAGAAGAAGTCGTCTCTGATACGACGGATGCGCTGAGAAGCCGCATCGATGTGCTCGGTGTCAGTGAGCCGAGCATCCAAATCGAAAGCGGCAACCGCATACGTGTCCAATTGGCGGGCATTGAAGACCAATCGTCCGCCCGTGAGCTGCTTTCAACAGAAGCGAATTTATCGTTCCGCGATGCGAATGACAATGTCATGTTATCGGGAGATGACCTCGCGCAAGGCGGCGCTACGGCTACTTTCAACCAGGAAGGCCAGCCGATTGTCACACTTGAATTGAATGAACCGGGTAAATTCGCCGAAGTGACTGGCGAAATCGCTCAAATGCCAGCGCCGGATAATGTTCTGGTCATCTGGCTCGATTTTGAAGAAGGCGTTGATTCCTATCAGGAAGAACGCCTGAAAGCGGATCCGAAATTCGTTTCCGACCCGCGCGTTTCACAGCGCATCAATTCACCAAGCGTTGAAATCTCTGGATCCTTTACAGTTGAGGAAACGCAGAATTTGGCTGGTATTTTGAACGCTGGGGCGCTTCCAGTAAAACTTACAGAAGTGTATTCGACATCAGTCGGGGCACAATTTGGTGAACAAGCGCTAGACCAGACGACATTTGCTGCTGGAATCGGCATCGCGGCTGTTCTCATCTTCATGCTGTTGTTCTATCGTTTCCCAGGCGCGATTGCAGTCATCACGCTTTCAGCTTATGTCTATTTGATCCTTGTGATCTTCGAGTGGATTGGCGGGGTGCTGACTTTACCGGGTATCGCAGCAATCATGCTCGGCGTCGGGATGGCAGTGGATGCCAATATCATCACTTATGAGCGCATACGAGAAGAACTGCGGACAGGGCAAACTGTGCGGGATGCTTTCCGTACAGGAGCAAGGTCTTCATTCTCGGCAATCATTGATGCCAATATCACGACGCTTCTCGCTGCTGCCGTGTTGTTCTATTTCGGCACAAGCTCCGTTAAAGGTTTTGCGACGATGCTGATTATTTCCATTCTCGCAAGCTTTCTGACGGCTGTATGGGGTTCTCGCCTCATGCTCGGACTCTGGGTCTGGAGCGGTTTCCTGGACAATAAGCCAGGATGGTTCGGCTTATCGAAAAACAAGATCCACACGAAAGAAGAAAATCTTCACATCACGGATTTGTCGACGCCATACGACCGCTTTGATTTTGCCGGCAACCGCCGCAAATTCTTCGCTGCCTCGCTTGCGCTCATTTTATCCGGAATGGTCGTGCTATCGGTTTTCCAATTGAACTTAGGAATCGATTTCTCCAGTGGTACACGCGTTGAAATCACTTCTGAATCTTCATTAACAAAAGATGAAGTGGAGAACTTCGTGGAAAGTGCAGGCTACCCGTCTGACGATATCGTTATGGCAGGTGAAGGTTCTTCCATTGGGGTTGTTCGCTATGCAGAGGAATTTAACCAAGAGGAAATCGAGGAGTTAAAAACGGCGGCTGTGGATGAATACGGGATCGAGCCAAACGTTTCGACCGTATCGCCGACCGTCGGCATTGAACTGGCGCAAAATGCCTTGTATGCACTTGCCATCGCAGCAGTCGGCATTATCATCTATGTGGCATTCCGCTTTGAATGGCGTATGGGTGTTGCTTCTGTTGTAGCATTGCTGCACGATGCGTTCTTTATAGTTGCGGCATTTAGCATTCTGCGTCTTGAGGTGGATATCACCTTCATCGCGGCCGTACTGACGATCATCGGGTATTCAATCAACGACACGATTGTCACATTTGACCGCATTCGCGAAAACATGCGCCGCGTCAAAAAAGTGGAGACGGTGGAGCAATTGGAGAGAATCGTCAATACTTCGCTCCGCCAAACATTGACACGCTCGATCAATACTGTCATGACTGTATTCCTGGTCGTACTGGCGCTTCTGATTTTCGGGGCTGCCTCGATTACGAATTTCTCGATCGCTTTATTGATCGGCTTGATTGCAGGGACGTATTCCTCGATCTTCATCGCTGCCCAGCTGTGGCTCGTGTTGAAAAAACGCGAGTTGAATAAGAAAGGGCCAATCGATATCGAGAAGAAAGAACAAGAGTCTAAATGGGGCTCTGACGAACCGGTCGTATAA
- a CDS encoding LapA family protein has translation MKLQWLLLLGLVFAIIIAVFAVFNVDNVPVNYVFGEAEWPLILVILVSALLGFLLSSILAMTRTYQLKRKVKTLQKEVAVKESLIATQQNEIAEYQRAGVTPDAMVVTGEERTHDADDSLRSQPKRDEFGVNDTEDRRPDTRRDGI, from the coding sequence ATGAAATTGCAATGGCTCTTATTGCTTGGACTTGTTTTTGCTATCATCATCGCAGTATTTGCAGTATTTAATGTCGATAATGTGCCGGTCAATTATGTGTTCGGCGAAGCCGAGTGGCCGTTGATCCTGGTCATTCTCGTGTCCGCATTGCTCGGTTTCTTATTGTCGAGCATTCTCGCCATGACACGCACATATCAATTGAAGCGCAAAGTGAAGACGCTCCAGAAAGAAGTGGCGGTCAAGGAATCACTTATCGCCACACAGCAGAACGAAATCGCTGAGTACCAACGTGCAGGCGTCACACCTGATGCCATGGTCGTCACCGGGGAAGAACGGACGCACGATGCGGACGACTCGCTCCGGTCACAGCCTAAACGCGACGAGTTTGGCGTCAACGACACAGAAGACCGCCGTCCGGACACGCGCCGCGACGGGATATAA
- the recJ gene encoding single-stranded-DNA-specific exonuclease RecJ, whose product MIESKKRWQLTNPDEQAVQELQEALSLSSVLAKILVTRGIDTVEKAQEFLDVELSGIHNPFLMKDMDVAVARIQQAIEAEEKILVYGDYDADGVTSTTVMMTVLQDLGADVSFKIPNRFDHGYGPNAELFKEAHSEGITLIVTVDNGVSGIEPVRLANELGMDVIISDHHDIGDELPAALAVIHPRHPEGKYPFGELAGVGVAFKMAQALYGDIPDHLTELVAIGTIADLVPLHGENRVLVKEGLRALQDSPIPAIAALADVAGVKQRDITEETIGFMFGPRINAIGRLQSADPAVRMFMTDDPSEARSLADGLDVLNKERQAIVKAISQQAIEQVEARYGEQLPHVIVVAQEGWNPGVVGIVASKLTEKFYRPSIVLSLDLANGKAKGSARSIEGFHLYNELAKNRDILPHFGGHPMAAGMTLAAGDVDELRERLNEQAKASLTPEDLVPVVSIDIPVTLDEIDTETIEGMRRLAPFGMGFAKPKFYLDGVKVAGIRKIGASQAHLKMELAQNGSTLDAVGFGIGELGDELTPDVKIDVIGDLQINEWNGRKKPQLLVEDIRTDEWQLFDIRGIRQVSRWSKLIPKQNQVFVAFQKETEAVFSSLLEGPIVTVQALAESDSVKDHLVLLDLPDSEEQLSSVLKQLQPKRVYAHFYAQESQYFERIPDRDQFKWLFGFVKKRGTFDFKKNGEELAKHKGWSRETLFFMLQVFFELGFVTLNNGITEIAQAPGKRDLSEAPAYKKRERQIALEQKLLYASYRDLKDWFDAQVSAKEEELWI is encoded by the coding sequence ATGATTGAATCGAAAAAAAGATGGCAATTGACAAACCCGGATGAACAAGCCGTCCAGGAATTACAAGAAGCGCTATCCTTGTCATCTGTGCTGGCGAAGATCCTCGTTACGCGCGGGATCGATACGGTGGAAAAAGCACAGGAATTTCTGGATGTCGAATTATCCGGCATACATAATCCGTTTCTGATGAAGGATATGGACGTCGCAGTGGCGCGTATCCAGCAGGCGATTGAAGCGGAAGAGAAGATTCTCGTCTACGGCGATTACGACGCAGACGGAGTGACCAGCACGACGGTCATGATGACAGTGTTGCAGGACCTGGGTGCAGATGTGTCCTTCAAGATCCCAAATCGCTTTGACCATGGCTATGGCCCGAATGCAGAGCTGTTCAAAGAAGCCCATTCAGAAGGCATTACCTTGATCGTCACGGTCGATAACGGCGTGTCAGGAATCGAGCCGGTGCGCTTGGCGAATGAACTGGGGATGGATGTCATTATCAGTGACCATCACGATATCGGCGATGAGCTCCCAGCAGCACTCGCGGTCATTCATCCGCGGCATCCGGAAGGCAAGTACCCGTTCGGCGAACTGGCCGGTGTCGGCGTCGCATTCAAAATGGCACAGGCGCTCTACGGGGACATCCCGGACCATTTGACGGAGCTGGTCGCGATCGGTACGATTGCCGATTTGGTGCCGTTGCACGGTGAAAACCGCGTGCTCGTCAAAGAAGGCTTGCGTGCCTTGCAGGATTCGCCGATACCCGCCATTGCGGCGCTCGCGGATGTTGCAGGTGTCAAGCAGCGCGACATTACAGAAGAAACGATTGGCTTCATGTTCGGCCCGCGCATCAATGCGATCGGCCGCCTGCAATCAGCAGACCCTGCTGTGCGGATGTTCATGACCGATGATCCTTCGGAAGCGAGATCGCTTGCAGACGGGTTGGACGTCTTGAATAAAGAACGCCAGGCGATCGTCAAGGCAATTTCACAGCAAGCGATCGAGCAAGTGGAAGCGCGCTACGGGGAACAGCTGCCGCACGTCATCGTCGTTGCGCAAGAAGGCTGGAATCCCGGCGTCGTCGGGATCGTCGCCTCGAAATTGACCGAAAAGTTCTACCGCCCGTCGATTGTGTTATCGCTCGACTTGGCAAACGGCAAAGCGAAAGGTTCGGCACGCAGCATCGAAGGCTTTCACCTATACAACGAACTCGCCAAAAACCGCGACATCCTGCCGCATTTCGGCGGACACCCGATGGCAGCGGGCATGACGCTTGCTGCGGGAGACGTTGATGAATTGCGCGAGCGTTTGAACGAACAAGCGAAAGCTTCATTAACCCCAGAAGATTTGGTGCCGGTCGTATCGATCGATATTCCTGTGACACTTGATGAAATAGATACGGAAACCATTGAAGGCATGCGCCGTCTAGCGCCGTTTGGCATGGGGTTTGCCAAACCGAAGTTTTATCTGGATGGCGTCAAAGTCGCTGGCATTCGTAAAATCGGCGCCAGCCAAGCCCATTTGAAGATGGAGCTGGCGCAAAACGGCTCCACCTTGGATGCGGTCGGCTTCGGCATCGGAGAGCTCGGCGATGAACTGACGCCTGATGTGAAAATCGATGTCATCGGCGACCTGCAGATCAACGAATGGAACGGCCGCAAAAAACCTCAGCTGTTAGTGGAGGATATCCGCACGGACGAATGGCAATTATTCGACATCCGCGGCATTCGCCAAGTCAGTCGCTGGTCGAAGCTCATCCCAAAACAAAACCAGGTATTCGTCGCTTTCCAAAAAGAAACGGAAGCGGTGTTCAGCTCATTGCTTGAAGGGCCGATTGTTACGGTACAAGCTCTCGCTGAATCAGATTCTGTGAAAGACCATCTTGTGCTGCTGGATCTGCCGGACTCTGAAGAGCAGTTGTCGTCCGTACTCAAACAGCTGCAGCCAAAGCGTGTCTATGCCCACTTCTATGCGCAGGAATCCCAGTATTTCGAGCGCATCCCGGATCGTGACCAATTCAAATGGCTGTTCGGCTTCGTCAAGAAGCGCGGCACCTTCGATTTTAAAAAGAATGGCGAAGAACTCGCTAAACACAAAGGCTGGAGCCGGGAAACATTATTTTTCATGCTTCAGGTGTTTTTTGAACTCGGTTTTGTTACACTTAACAATGGAATTACCGAGATTGCACAGGCTCCGGGAAA